The window GATTTTTTCCCCAATTCTTCTGGATGCTATCAGTAAGTCAACAAATTACTGAAGCAATCATATGATTGggataaaagaaaacacatcaagATAAAATTCAAAGTTGTTTTTAAACTGCAGTGCATCTTATATGAATATCCTACTCAAGCAATCAACTCCCATTATCCAGTGCAGTGGACTGTAAAGGAAAAGGATGTCATGTTAGTATGTGGGATTCATTTGGGCTtcaatttcagttttaaaaactGAACAACATCACCATCTTGTGGCATGTTCGGGACACAGAGGGCAGAAAAATGCAGCAGAGTTTCTACATATTGGTCATACTGTCCAAATTTGATTTCACATCACAGTGATGCATATGTTTATATTGACAAAATAAAGATTTCTGAAACACTTTATGCAGGATTGCATATTTTTGGAGTTTAATGAACTTTGAACAGACATGGCATTAACAAAGTCactctctcatcctcttttATAAACAAGACAGCCATGCTAGCAACTCTGCAAGGTTCTGTTAGCTTCAGTTTATGCTCACAAtaacaatgctaacatgttgaTGCTAAGCAGGTTTACCATTAGTattttttttgagggggggaACAGCACCAaacagcctccaaaatgaccatTCAGTTGATTTAATGCCTATATAATATTCATGATGTGAGCAGGACTGTTGTATTGGACTACAATGCTTTTAGCAAGGTGGACATTGGCAACTACTGGCAACAATCAATTTATGGCAGTtagtatttgtattgtttattcAAGTAATTCAACTGATGTTTACAAGAAGCTATCTTGCAGACACCACTGCACACAAACATAGCAGACAGAGGAGCTCTGTTGCTGGGCAAACAAACCAACTCATTCCAGAGGCAACATGGTGACCCCagccgatgatgatgatgatgatgataacaggGTGCAAAAACAGATGGTGGTTCAAAATCAACCAAAGCAATATATCAACTCAGTCAAAATAACATCTTTACTTTTGgtaaagtaatcagattacaagtaatctgattacttgtaatctgattactttacTGGGAGACTAACAAGATGTAGCAACTTTTCAGAGTGCTGTGTCAGTGCGTCAATATTAAATCCATTCCGCTTTTTTATAGAGGAAACTCAAATCGATGAAACTACGTTCCCCGTTTTCACTGCTACTGGCCACTTTTTGCATACTTCGCGTGCGTAAGTTACTTTTGAGAGAGTAATCGAATTGCAAGTAATCACATTACTTTTGGGAgcgtaatcagattacaagtaatgaGATTACTTTAGAGAGAGTAATCTCATGAcctgtaatcagattactgtATAGAGTGATCGCAGAATCTTTGAGCGCTGTGTCAGTGCTTCCATTCTAAATCCATTCTGCCTTTTTATTGAGAGAAAACCCAAATCAATGAAACTCTTTGCATATCCCGCACATTCAAGTTATTTTTGAGAGAGTAATCAGATAATAAGTAATCACATTGCTTTTGGGAGCATAATCAGATTAAAAGTAATTAGATTACTTtgaatcagattacttttgagagagtaatcagattacaagtattTAGGTTGCTTTAGTAATCTGTTCCACAATGTCCAATACCAAGCAATTCTTAAAACGTACCACTCCGCAAGGACACCACCTCACCTGCATTGCAGCCCAAGATGCGTGGGGGTGCGAGgacccgttcatcgctgcttgcagctttagtTAAATGTAGGTATCTGTTAGGGGATGATGATTGTGCAGCGGTTCTGGTGTGCATACCCAGTGCTAgaccacattttttttaatagaggATTAAAACTCACAGTGGGGCACATATTTTGTCACCTTTATGTTTCTGTGACAAAGTCTCTACACAGATTGTTCAGTTAACTAACTGTTAGGAAGCGCTAATGATATGTGATATGTTAGCAAATAGTAAATGATATGTTAACAAATAGTAAAAAGGAGGGCGGTTAGTTTTCATTTGATTGTTAgagtagagaggactggtctgtttttgacTGACAGGCTCTTGGTTTGATGTTTGTTCACCCAGTCAACATGGACATAAAGAGGAGGAAAGTAAGTCATCACTAGTAGTAATCAGTTCACTTCAGCTAACTACACCTGAGTCTCTTATGGACAGGAGCTGACTAATAAAAGCCTGGCTGCCTCATTTATAAACTGGGTCATAATCACaaatattctactttttgaAGAGCAATCTTTGGCCTACTGCTGAGGGCTTTGGGTAAATTTCCAGTTTCACAGTCTTGTACTTTATAGTCAATTGTATTAACATCCAGTATTTACATTCAGTATCATTTGTTCTGATTATAAACGTGAAAGAATAGATACTGCTCACTAAATAATTATCCCTCCACCACCTCTCCTGACATCAAGGTGCATgagagtgagtcagagacaggtgCAGGAAGCAGGGAGAGTGCAGAGAGATCCTTTGCTGTGGTAAGTGATGAAAGGGATTTGACAGTTTAGAATAATTTGTCAATGGGAATATTGAATgggaaacatttcagtcaaggTGCTCTGTATGACCAATAAAGTCAGGAGAGCATCACTTATTGAAAATTTGATAACTTAATGACATACCATTCCCAGGTGAACCATCTTATGCTATGCTcactttaaaactgtaaatcaatcATGGACCCTCAaatgttttgtcatttatttgtaaaggcATAGACCACCCAAAACAATCTGAATTTGCAAATGACTATCCTACCTTTATATTACACCAATGATTAAATTAATACATATGTCACGCATATCTATTCATCAGTTTCTATACTTCCctttttaatatcttctaaTATGTGATCTGGGACCAAACGCTTCCTCtggatgtaattataaaatgtacCCATAATTTTTCTCACAGTATTGTcagatcaaagtgtcaaaacaccagaatacaggaaatgacatctactctgTTAAAAACTTTATGGGGGAGGACCCTAAGGCACCAGAACTTAAATAGACATAGATATAACGTTTATTTTACAAATTACTTTTTTACCACACTGTATGTGGAGTAAACTTGTTTTGGGATTGAGTAAAGAGCAAAAACACAATCAGGAGTAGAAAGTTCAGGTTAAGAGCAATTTTATTCAATAATGTCTATttgaacaaaaatgttttaaaacctGGACAACCAAGAAAACCACAACTCAGACCTGCAGTGCTGTAATATTAATTTGTacattaacaataataacaagGAGTAGCAGAAAGGAACAGGAGGCCTCATGCAGAGTGGGCAGCTATCTTGAAGTTAAACTTGTGCTCTAGTGCAATAGTAAATTAAATTTACAAAGTTGAATATTTTATTCTACCATCTTTGAACAAGGGTCAAATCTTCATGTGGCCTAGTCGCACAGCTAAACCTATAAAACACAAGATCCACTAAAGCTACAAATACAGTTGGTTTTTATTAAGATGTGGCCTTTTACACACATTGTACAGgaaaagtaaaggaaagaaacagTCTTTCTAAAGCACACGGGCAAAACTCTATAAATAAAGCATGCTGTCCTTCTTACATAATTTTGGTATGGCTTTACAAGCTGGAATCCACTGTTGGAAGTGTTGACAGTGGTGCGTATCTCCTTGTGTCAGTTTGGGTTGTCTGGCTGTACAAGTCGTTGAGGGGAATGGCCAGTTCTACAGCATGTCCCGATCCCTCGTCAGTATTAATGCCATAGGGCATCTTGGACATAATAGCCAGGCTCAGTTTGAAGAGCACATTATGGAGAGCCACACGGTATTCTTTACGAACCAGGCAGTAGATGACAGGGTTAaagcagctgctgctgaaggCCAAGCAGTTGGCCAGGGGGAAAAAGTATGTTTGAGCCAAGTAGTATGAGGGACTGATATCAACAATGTCGAGGTGGAGCATTACACTCCAAAGGGTGAGAACATTGTAGGGAAACCAGCAGGCACAGAATGACAGTACCACAGCTGCCACAGACTTTGAAACATCAGCCTTTCGCCTAGAGTTGCTGCCTTTCAGGTTATGCCGACAGAGGAAGCGCAACAAAAGCAAGTAGGAGAGGATGATAGTGGCGTAGGGCAGCAGAAATCCCAGCACCACTCGCAGGAGCTGGTTTATTCCAAGCCAGGCTGTACCATCTGGGAAACGGTATAGGCATGCTGTGTCGTTACCACTACCCACACGGCCCAGATCTGCAAACACAGCTCGAGGTGCCGCTGCTATGAGTGCTGCGGCCCAGATAAAAGCTGTGGCCACTGGAGTAGTGCAAAATCTACTGCAAAGGGAAGGACTGGGTTTGAGCGCAGTTGCCACATAGCAGTACCGGGTCACACTCATAGCTGTTAGGAAAAAGCAGGTAGCAAAGACATTAAGCCCAGTGAGTAAGGATACAGCTTTGCACGTGGCCACGCTAAAAGGCCAACTGTAGTCCAGTGCAAGCTCTATGGCCCAAAATGGCAAGGCCAGGGAGAAGAGTAGGTGAGCCAAAGCTAAGTTGAACACAAAGAAATTGATGATGCCTGTTGAAATGGTGTGAGTAGAATAGAGCAGGAACATTACTAACAAGTTCCCCAACACTCCAGCAGTGGCCACAACAAAATAAACCACAGAGATGAGTATTCTTAGCCAGGAGGATCCATCATCACCGATTTCCAGCCCATTATAAATGCTCATGTTGAAAGTCAGGTGGGAGTGATTACAAGATGCATCTTTACTGCAACCATAGATGATGTTTCTGTAGTACTCAAGTCTCTTGAAGTCAgggtttgacatttttggttcCCCTGAAGGAAATCCTGTTGAGTTTTAGGGTTGTCCAACCgcttgtttaaaatgtaagttCTGGTTGTCTGTTTAGCAGCTTACAGTCATCTATCCctgcaaggaaggaggaaattattattatataataagcGCTGCGGTTTATGAGTAAATAAGTAGATTAGCCATGTCAGATAAACAAATTACACTCAAGTGTTGCCCACAGAGTTAGATAATCCAATTTAAATCTCAAAGAATAAAACTTCTCTGGgaggaaatataaatataaatatggagtgattaaataaatgttacCCTTTGAAGTGGAAAAGTCTTTCAAGAGTCACTTTTTAAATCATGCAGTCACACCCATACAAGTTGACAGCTAATCACAATCAAGAGTGTGATTAAGTTTTTAAATTAGTGGTATTATTGAATTGTTAGaaatatcattatatatatttcctTCCAGAAAACAGATGTGTTATTCctcatttaataaaacatagcAGATACACTGACACACTCTTTGGAGTAGCTGCAATGTGAAATACAATTTTCATTGTTAGAATCCGAAAAACAAAGATTATTTTTTCCTTAAGAATAATCTTTTGTCTGATGAATCCTGGGTAATTCAGATAATGCACAACAAGATAAATGTGTCTCACTAAACTGGTATGTTTTTGCAGACATTTTTCAAAtcaattctttttttcatttcctctcagATCTTGGGAGTCTTAACATGATCAATAATTTGCTATTTAATGGTGTATCAACCTAAaacttacatttatttgtgaGCAAAAGGTCAGTAGAACAACTTGTAAAGGTAACAGAGCAAGAAGTgggtttaaaatgtgtgtattcatCAGTGACAAGTCAATTGCTTTGTTAATCTGCTCATACTGTAATTATGTAATAaatctaattaattaatcaaaaatgTGCATAAATCACTTGTAGTCCTGATCTGAGACTGTGAAGTCAAGATAAAAAACACCTAACAcctaaaaatgttgtttttttccagtagTACATTAATAATTCAATCAACTATTTATGTCTGATCTTGTGATCTATACATTGTGTAATAACCAATCAAATCTAAACTCTTAAACATTTGAATTTAAAGTTACAGAGAGATCTGCCAGACTGTGGTTTGCTTTGCAGCAACAGCTGTCAGTGTGGTTACCTTCTCTTTATGAATAACATCTGTTAGACatgaaacagtaaaataaatatactgaGCATAAATATAATGTACATAATGAGCACATACCTATTTATTTGGTTGGTTTATAGATTAAATTTGAACTCTTTGTCAAATTTCTATACATATGTTCTGAGATAGATGTAGAAAAAAATCTTACCTGAGTGTCACAAAGGAGATAAATCTTGAGGTACTGGAGCCACCAGCTCTGCTGCACGACATGGAATTATCTCAAAAGGTGgtcaacaacaataacaacagtgTGGTTGTCATCCACCCTGGATTCATGCTCCACCCCATCATGTTCCTCCTCTGCATATTAAGACTGGAAATAAGATGAAATCGTATTactgaaacataaaaaacaatattatgtTGATTATGATGAAAagatatgattaaaaaataagctGCCTGTCAGTAAAATTTGGTGGAAAATGTACCATTAGCACAACAAATGTATTCAAACACACAGTTTTGATTcaatttaattcattaattcatttttaaaatactttatttgcCATTTGCTCTGTAACAGATATACAAGGGCAATAGGATTTCTTAGGTGGATCTCTCAGTCAGGtaataaaaaaggtttttaattgtttctgtGTCAATCCTAGTTCTCATTCAACCAAACTCTGTTAATAAGGATTCTCAATGCAATATTCAATTTagactaaaacaacaaatccaGTTTAGGATTTGTTGGAAAAGGTTAATGAATGCCACAGGTTTTTAATTGATCTTTACATTACTGCGTCTTCACTATTACACATTTGTTGCTTCTTTGTGTCTGCATTAATTAAATAGAGCACAAACAGTAACCTACAGTTAACTTTAaagactgacattttttttcttttgaactttttccttgttttttaaattaaagtgttaaTAAAATTTTCTGGGTCTAAAGCACAGATGCAGCAGGTGCTTAACATATTATTAGTGGTGTTAAAGGCACGTAaaggtgaaaataaaaatgtagcaaagtcaaaaaggagaaagaggttAGACTAGTACTTTGCATTGTGATCAATaagtcattaataaaaaatacaaaaggttGACTGctttgcaaaaatgaaaaatccttAGCGCCTTCGCATCTTCAACAGGGCACATAAAAAGGcaatttgtttctttgttttttctatttatatCTCGGGCGTTGCTCCAAGATTAGATCGAGCAGCAGAGATGACTCTTCATTATGAATTGTTGATAGTGGAAAGAACATCAGTGGTGAATGACTAAATGAGATTAGGGTGGAATAGGCGGAAGAGTGGGGAAGTTGATTAATGTCGGTCTGTCTAAAATGAACCATCTTCATGAACTAGCTGAACAAAACATGCAGCTCCCTGAGCGCGGGGTGTTTTCATTGTCAGCAACGTGCCAAACAAACAACACCTTAAATCTTGTCTTTTAATGCCTGTGTTTTCCTCTGTTGCACAGCTTCTCTTTAATTATCTTGTAATAGAGAAATGATCCTGTACTCTGTCTTGAGCTTCCAATTAGCaaataatgtatttatgaacagatgtttttattgtaaaggaTGTTCCTCACATCTGCTGACAAAATGTAATCTTTTGactttcatctttttcagcATTGTGCTTTAAAAGTTTTTTCAGCTATCATTCACACtctttatagttttttttatggcGCCCTGTACTGTAACTTGACATGAACTTGGTATTTGAACTAGCACATACTGACAACTTCAAGCACCTTTATATCTGTATAGTAGATATGAAGCTTGGGCCAGGAGATTTAGCTTAGTTTTGCATCTTTAAAGCTCATAAATTAACATGTCACATATAGCTATTTTTAGCTTTAGAGTAGTTCGTAAGCAGATTCtattacctttggacagagccaggctagctgtttcatCCTGTTTCAGTTTTTACTGGACATATAATCTCATCTATGTCTTAGGAAAtaattcccaaaatgtcaaactatttaaTTTAACTGAACTCCTTATCACCACCACTCTAATTATTGATAATGTCTGTCTATATAAGTATGATAAATATGGCTTCCCCTTGCCACAACCCTTTGAAAAAGCCTCTTAATTGAATTTACAAATCTGAAATCTTCCACTAAGTTGTTGTTGTAGCTATGGATAAAGGCATCAGAAAGAACATGAACAGCGACAGCTATGCTCTGCCATAAGAATTTAATTATACATGCTGTGTAAAACAAAGTAAGGTGTGGTATAATCTATGCcttatatattcatgccataaATCCTTATAGATGACCGGTCAATGAGGGTCAAAGACAATATTTACACCTTGAAGTGTATAGCTTTAATAACATACTTAAAAtggaaatgtcattaaaatgtcattaaaattaatttaattattatttaattaatattattttaccCTTGACATCAGTCAAGATTAAAAACTTGGCTATGCAAAGACAAGACATGTCTATAAAGGTCCAATCACATCTAACACGTCAACTGCAAATGAGAACTAAACTCTTTTGGCCATGCAGCAATCAAAGTGCATATTTGCCTTGAATCAATTATGATGACAACTATGATTTAGTGTAATATACTAATGTTCACGTTATATGTTCAGAACATGATCAGGTGTATCTTTTTGTTTTCCACTTTTATAAATAGAATACATACTTGGATTCATGTTGACTACACGGTCATGGTGTGTGCATATCTGAGCTTGACATCTGAGTTGTGCCACAGGGAATGGAGAGGTCCGTGAAGAGAGTGTCAGAGAAACGTGGCTTTGTCGCCACCCTTTGTAAAAATGAGACCACAACACAACACCTCACTGTgtcaagaggaggaggaggcctaCAGTACAATGGTCGCCCTTTAGCACTATCCCCACGCTTTCTTTTAAAGTGAGCCCTCTAGTGACAAATGCCTGCTCTGACAAGGGACAGCCTGAATCCATTTGTAAAGATGAAGTTGTTTAGGTAagtaatatattttacataaaaaaaga is drawn from Scomber japonicus isolate fScoJap1 chromosome 15, fScoJap1.pri, whole genome shotgun sequence and contains these coding sequences:
- the LOC128373890 gene encoding relaxin-3 receptor 1-like, whose amino-acid sequence is MSNPDFKRLEYYRNIIYGCSKDASCNHSHLTFNMSIYNGLEIGDDGSSWLRILISVVYFVVATAGVLGNLLVMFLLYSTHTISTGIINFFVFNLALAHLLFSLALPFWAIELALDYSWPFSVATCKAVSLLTGLNVFATCFFLTAMSVTRYCYVATALKPSPSLCSRFCTTPVATAFIWAAALIAAAPRAVFADLGRVGSGNDTACLYRFPDGTAWLGINQLLRVVLGFLLPYATIILSYLLLLRFLCRHNLKGSNSRRKADVSKSVAAVVLSFCACWFPYNVLTLWSVMLHLDIVDISPSYYLAQTYFFPLANCLAFSSSCFNPVIYCLVRKEYRVALHNVLFKLSLAIMSKMPYGINTDEGSGHAVELAIPLNDLYSQTTQTDTRRYAPLSTLPTVDSSL